Proteins encoded in a region of the Elizabethkingia bruuniana genome:
- a CDS encoding sulfite exporter TauE/SafE family protein, which yields MFYLIVFICSFLAFGISAICGGGAGLMLIPVLNRFLPVVQVPAALSIGTASSSVSRIAIFYKDINWKVVRYFLPTALPAAWLGSWMLSYINPIWIELLMSIFLISNLPQVFKNKKKDYETEKGLKSWSLLIIGFFAGFISGITGAVGLLFNRFYLRFGMTNQQIVATRAANEVVLHIVKLIMYIYFGLFTLMVLKVGLVVAAAAILSSYVMKKILPKISIKWFHQIGFSAMVISGVIMLVGFFTKAQKDENASLYTTWERKGFRSHLAWSEDNYTIEFKWSEGFEFEKVITYDQLPEDKKRYVDSLPVQYKHRVFEIVKSFDGTSYEVYFLDENGKLIKKLDF from the coding sequence ATGTTTTATCTAATAGTTTTTATTTGCAGCTTTCTTGCATTTGGTATAAGCGCAATATGCGGAGGAGGTGCAGGCCTAATGCTTATTCCTGTTCTTAATCGTTTCTTGCCAGTAGTTCAGGTTCCTGCAGCTTTATCAATTGGTACTGCCAGCAGCTCTGTGTCCAGGATTGCTATTTTTTACAAAGATATTAATTGGAAAGTGGTCCGTTACTTTCTGCCAACAGCTTTGCCGGCTGCATGGTTGGGAAGCTGGATGCTGAGTTATATTAATCCAATCTGGATAGAATTATTAATGTCCATTTTCCTTATCAGTAATCTTCCGCAGGTATTCAAGAATAAAAAGAAAGATTATGAAACCGAAAAAGGGCTGAAATCATGGTCCTTGCTGATCATTGGTTTCTTTGCAGGATTTATATCCGGAATTACTGGTGCTGTTGGGCTTTTGTTTAACAGGTTTTATTTGAGATTCGGGATGACCAATCAGCAGATTGTAGCTACCAGAGCAGCAAACGAAGTAGTATTGCATATTGTAAAGCTTATTATGTACATCTATTTCGGACTTTTTACATTAATGGTACTGAAAGTAGGATTGGTTGTTGCAGCGGCTGCAATACTTTCTTCCTATGTTATGAAGAAAATTTTACCAAAGATCAGTATAAAATGGTTTCATCAGATTGGTTTCTCTGCAATGGTAATATCCGGAGTCATTATGTTGGTGGGCTTTTTTACAAAAGCTCAGAAAGACGAAAATGCCAGTTTGTATACTACATGGGAAAGAAAAGGATTCAGAAGCCATTTAGCATGGTCTGAAGATAACTACACTATTGAATTTAAATGGTCCGAAGGTTTTGAATTCGAAAAAGTCATTACTTACGACCAACTACCTGAAGATAAGAAACGTTATGTGGACAGTCTTCCGGTTCAGTATAAACACAGAGTTTTTGAGATTGTTAAAAGCTTTGACGGAACAAGCTATGAAGTATATTTCCTGGATGAAAACGGAAAACTGATTAAGAAACTCGATTTCTAA
- a CDS encoding ABC transporter permease yields the protein MKFPLYYSRKIAFSKDNKNNLSRIIIFIGRLSVALGIIVSLITVCTGLGAKKAIKERMADFSGHISVKSAQSDNSYTSSVLNKAGLDYNKIQNTPSVASVQSYAMVSGIMRNEKSFDGVVYKGVGKDFDRERFEKFMISGSIPKYDENGYNNEVIVSGKIATDLGLKVKDSIVAIFSKEDQKPVYRKFEVAGIYKTDIKLIDDLFVIGDINQVRKIQGMEKSDIGGLDIYLKDIDDIDKEYPKIEELIGYKNYAEKATEMYPQINDWVNIFDTNIGLIIAIMLIVVVINIIMVLLILIIERTNSIGVLKTLGATNFQIRSVFINNTLLIMVPGLVAGNLIGLGLLFIQKYFGIIKLNPDNYFISVVPVDLNILYILGISIGILLIAALAMIVPSYLISKISPVKSIKYN from the coding sequence TTGAAATTTCCTTTATATTATTCACGCAAGATAGCATTTTCCAAGGATAACAAAAATAACCTTTCCCGAATTATAATATTTATAGGGAGGCTTTCTGTAGCATTAGGGATTATAGTATCTCTTATTACAGTTTGTACCGGATTGGGAGCGAAGAAAGCGATTAAGGAAAGAATGGCAGATTTTTCCGGTCATATTTCTGTAAAGTCCGCACAATCGGATAACTCTTATACTTCTTCTGTACTCAATAAAGCAGGACTGGATTATAATAAAATCCAAAACACTCCTTCTGTAGCTTCAGTTCAGTCCTATGCTATGGTAAGTGGTATAATGAGGAATGAGAAAAGCTTTGACGGAGTTGTATATAAAGGCGTAGGTAAAGATTTTGACAGAGAGCGCTTTGAGAAATTTATGATTTCCGGAAGTATTCCGAAATATGATGAAAATGGATATAACAATGAGGTTATTGTATCTGGTAAAATTGCTACAGACCTTGGCCTGAAGGTTAAGGACTCTATAGTAGCCATATTTTCTAAAGAAGATCAAAAACCTGTTTATCGAAAATTTGAAGTAGCCGGAATCTATAAAACAGATATCAAACTTATCGATGATCTTTTTGTAATAGGGGATATTAATCAGGTTCGGAAAATTCAGGGAATGGAAAAGTCCGACATTGGCGGACTGGATATTTATCTGAAAGACATTGATGACATAGATAAAGAGTACCCTAAAATAGAAGAGCTGATAGGCTATAAAAACTATGCAGAAAAAGCGACAGAAATGTACCCGCAGATTAATGACTGGGTGAATATATTTGATACCAATATTGGATTGATTATCGCAATTATGCTTATCGTAGTTGTGATCAATATTATCATGGTGTTGCTAATTCTTATTATAGAAAGAACTAATTCTATTGGTGTACTGAAGACATTGGGAGCAACTAATTTCCAGATTCGTTCGGTATTTATTAACAATACACTTCTTATTATGGTTCCGGGGCTTGTGGCCGGGAATCTTATCGGACTGGGTTTATTATTTATTCAGAAATACTTTGGGATTATAAAACTGAATCCGGATAATTACTTTATCAGTGTAGTTCCGGTAGATCTTAATATTCTCTATATTCTTGGGATTTCTATAGGGATCCTTCTGATTGCTGCTTTGGCGATGATTGTACCAAGTTACCTGATTAGTAAGATATCGCCTGTAAAGTCTATAAAATATAACTAG
- a CDS encoding exo-beta-N-acetylmuramidase NamZ domain-containing protein translates to MNFSLKIKNLVLICLIYFGFQSFFNAQNTTTFKTGADQPEVYLPLLKNKKVIVLTNQTGVLSDSKHTHLVDFLISKKVNITKIFTPEHGFRGNADAGEHVKSDIDKQTGLPIVSLYGNNRKPKPEQINDSDIILFDLQDVGVRFYTYISTLTYVMEAAAEAGKEVIVLDRPNPHDGYTDGPVLNKKWTSFVGMHEIPVIYGLTIGEYGNMVNGEGWLKNGIKAKYTVVKMANYHKKQRYGVLEKPSPNLPNDKAINLYPSLCFFEGANISLGRGTEFPFQAYGSPYTKDFSFKFTPKPSYGSKNPPLNGQECFGEDLRNYPEALTGINLEWLIKAYKDYKSPAGKGDFFLKNLFFDTLAGSDQLRKQIIGGMSQEQIKTSWKKGLEDFEKTRQKYVVYPN, encoded by the coding sequence ATGAATTTTAGCCTCAAAATTAAAAATTTAGTTCTGATCTGCCTAATCTATTTTGGCTTTCAGTCATTTTTTAATGCTCAGAATACCACAACATTTAAAACCGGAGCCGATCAGCCGGAGGTATACCTGCCCTTATTAAAAAATAAAAAAGTAATTGTTCTAACCAATCAGACAGGTGTACTTAGCGATAGTAAACATACTCATCTTGTAGATTTTCTTATTTCTAAAAAAGTAAATATTACCAAAATATTCACACCTGAGCATGGTTTCAGAGGAAATGCCGATGCCGGAGAGCATGTAAAAAGTGATATAGATAAGCAAACCGGTTTGCCCATTGTTTCTTTATACGGAAACAATAGAAAACCAAAACCAGAACAAATTAATGATTCCGATATCATTCTATTCGATTTACAGGATGTAGGTGTCAGATTTTATACTTATATATCCACATTAACTTATGTAATGGAAGCTGCTGCCGAAGCGGGTAAAGAAGTTATTGTACTGGACAGACCAAATCCACACGATGGTTACACAGACGGTCCTGTACTAAATAAAAAATGGACATCTTTTGTAGGCATGCACGAAATTCCGGTTATATATGGTTTAACCATTGGTGAATATGGCAATATGGTAAATGGTGAGGGCTGGCTTAAAAATGGTATCAAAGCTAAATATACTGTCGTTAAAATGGCCAATTACCACAAAAAGCAACGTTATGGTGTATTAGAAAAGCCATCCCCTAATCTTCCAAATGATAAAGCGATTAACCTCTATCCAAGCCTTTGCTTTTTTGAAGGAGCTAATATCTCTCTAGGCCGCGGAACAGAATTTCCTTTCCAGGCTTACGGATCTCCTTATACAAAAGATTTCAGTTTTAAATTTACACCAAAACCGTCTTATGGGTCTAAAAACCCACCACTCAACGGTCAGGAATGTTTCGGTGAAGACCTAAGAAATTATCCGGAAGCATTAACCGGAATTAATCTTGAATGGCTGATCAAAGCTTATAAAGATTACAAAAGCCCTGCGGGTAAAGGTGATTTCTTCCTGAAAAATCTATTCTTTGATACGCTTGCAGGATCTGATCAACTGAGAAAGCAGATTATAGGTGGAATGTCTCAGGAGCAGATTAAAACTTCATGGAAAAAAGGACTTGAAGACTTTGAGAAAACAAGACAGAAATATGTTGTTTACCCTAACTAA
- a CDS encoding DUF3575 domain-containing protein, translated as MKKILAVFILMLSLGEVRAQEYKNQIKGNMLFAPLGILNVGYEHAFNQHWTGQADVFISPWKSFTGRHLQIYMGHVEARYYFTKAMEKWYVGANAGMGVYNMQKWNYWDLNDRYQKGFNFMLGATVGYQMKLSNRWSIDFYVGGGTSQSFYHGWYKDKYPRQRYDSAQAWNKSGEFIPFRGGAMISYKF; from the coding sequence ATGAAAAAAATATTAGCGGTTTTTATCCTAATGCTTTCCCTTGGCGAGGTGCGTGCACAGGAGTATAAGAATCAGATAAAGGGAAATATGCTTTTTGCACCTCTTGGGATTTTGAATGTAGGATACGAACACGCTTTTAATCAACACTGGACTGGTCAGGCTGATGTTTTTATCTCTCCTTGGAAATCTTTTACAGGAAGACACTTGCAGATTTATATGGGACATGTAGAAGCTCGTTATTATTTTACAAAAGCCATGGAAAAATGGTATGTAGGAGCTAATGCGGGTATGGGAGTCTATAATATGCAAAAATGGAATTATTGGGATCTAAATGATAGATATCAGAAAGGATTTAACTTTATGTTGGGTGCTACCGTTGGTTATCAGATGAAGTTAAGCAATCGTTGGAGTATAGATTTTTATGTAGGAGGTGGTACATCCCAGAGTTTTTACCATGGATGGTATAAAGATAAATACCCGAGACAACGTTATGATTCTGCACAGGCTTGGAATAAGAGTGGTGAATTTATTCCTTTCCGTGGCGGAGCAATGATTTCTTATAAATTTTAA
- a CDS encoding thioredoxin family protein produces the protein MKKLISTLFLFIGLLAFAQAGIKFDEGNFSSLLAKAKKENKLIFLDAYASWCGPCKLMAKNIFTLQSVGDYYNSHFVNAKMDMEKGEGVELAKKYNVRAYPTYLFINGDGEIVHRVLGYVEEKPFIQFAKDAEDPKRNIGALKARFEKGDMDPDFLKNLAMLTIYEDANFSGKVTKKYFEVKSDKAFSQEDIQLLLTGLMNTEDPRYEIFKNKKEEIIKIVPAAQYEALDKNIKMNTIVKKAYNPDTKTLNTEYFLTETEKVFGKEQAEKMLVRVKASYALKNKDFATYEKLTLEQYKDFSKANSNELNSVAWNFFENVKDKKSLQTAILWAQESVKKDESYANTDTLANLYNKVGDKKNARLWAEKSVELAKKSGEDAGDTQKLLDSLKK, from the coding sequence ATGAAAAAACTAATCTCTACATTATTCCTGTTTATAGGATTACTGGCTTTTGCTCAGGCCGGAATAAAATTTGACGAAGGAAATTTTTCCAGCCTATTGGCGAAGGCTAAAAAAGAAAATAAGCTTATTTTTCTGGATGCTTATGCCAGCTGGTGTGGTCCATGTAAGCTGATGGCAAAAAATATTTTCACATTACAGTCTGTTGGTGACTATTATAACAGCCATTTTGTGAATGCTAAGATGGATATGGAGAAGGGTGAAGGTGTTGAATTGGCAAAGAAATATAATGTAAGAGCTTATCCTACTTATTTGTTTATAAATGGAGACGGAGAAATTGTTCACCGTGTATTGGGATATGTTGAAGAAAAGCCATTCATTCAGTTTGCTAAAGATGCAGAAGATCCAAAAAGAAATATCGGTGCACTAAAAGCGAGATTTGAAAAAGGAGATATGGATCCTGATTTTCTTAAGAATCTAGCGATGTTGACCATTTATGAAGATGCTAATTTTTCGGGTAAAGTGACAAAAAAATACTTTGAAGTAAAGTCAGACAAAGCTTTTTCACAAGAAGATATTCAGCTGCTTTTAACCGGATTAATGAATACTGAAGATCCAAGATATGAAATCTTCAAAAACAAAAAAGAAGAGATCATAAAAATAGTGCCGGCTGCGCAATATGAAGCATTAGATAAGAATATCAAAATGAATACTATTGTTAAAAAGGCATACAATCCGGATACTAAAACTTTGAATACAGAGTATTTCCTTACAGAAACAGAAAAAGTCTTTGGAAAAGAGCAGGCAGAAAAAATGCTGGTAAGAGTAAAAGCGAGCTATGCGCTGAAAAATAAGGATTTTGCTACTTATGAGAAACTAACGTTAGAGCAATACAAAGATTTTTCTAAAGCTAATTCAAATGAACTTAATTCTGTTGCATGGAATTTCTTCGAGAATGTTAAGGATAAAAAATCATTGCAGACAGCAATCCTTTGGGCACAGGAATCTGTGAAGAAAGATGAAAGCTATGCTAATACTGATACTTTAGCTAATCTTTATAATAAAGTTGGAGACAAAAAGAATGCTAGATTGTGGGCTGAAAAATCTGTTGAGCTGGCAAAAAAATCCGGTGAGGATGCTGGAGATACTCAAAAGCTGTTAGATAGCCTAAAGAAATAA
- the metE gene encoding 5-methyltetrahydropteroyltriglutamate--homocysteine S-methyltransferase — protein MQTHNLGYPRIGKKRELKKACEQYWSGKIIQKELLDVSRRIINENLKLQQEAGIDFIPVNDFSFYDHVLDMTLTLGAIPQRYHDVILNKANNELDLYFAMARGYQKDGLDITAMEMTKWFDTNYHYIVPEFSKGQSFKLLSNKIINEFIGARQIGINAKPVILGPVSYLLLGKEKEEGFEKLDLIDNLLSVYLEILKSLQSHGAEYIQIDEPFLALDLTDKAKEAYTAVYAKIQKELPNLKIILTTYFEGLEDNLPLALSLPVDTLHVDLIRKPEQLENILAAIPENLKLSLGVVDGRNIWKNDFESSLQLIRKAKEQLGEKRILIAPSSSLLHVPYDLDLETKEESLPAEIKQWMAYAKQKIKEVALLRDLSSENPSAESLVAFGENKKAIENKRISTLIHDAKVQQQMDALDAVPVSRQSAFTQRKVQQQEILKLPLFPTTTIGSFPQTKEVRSWRSQFKKGEISAERYTDLLKEETKNTIQRQEKIGIDVLVHGEFERNDMVEYFGEQLKGFAFTENGWVQSYGSRCVKPPVIYGDVSRPEPLTVFWSQYAQSLTSKWVKGMLTGPVTILQWSFVRNDQSRKDTANQIALAIRDEVLDLEKAGIRIIQIDEPAIREGLPLRKKDAAVYLKWAVLAFRISASSVKDDTQIHTHMCYSEFNDIINHIADMDADVITIECSRSQMELLDAFADFEYPNDIGPGVYDIHAPRVPSKEEMVKLLEKAAKVIPSSQLWVNPDCGLKTRGWDETEKALIEMVNAAKEMQKEFAAIV, from the coding sequence ATGCAAACACACAACCTGGGTTACCCGCGTATCGGGAAAAAGCGAGAGCTGAAAAAAGCCTGTGAACAGTATTGGTCCGGAAAGATTATTCAGAAAGAATTACTGGATGTAAGCCGCAGAATTATCAATGAAAATCTGAAATTACAACAGGAAGCAGGTATAGACTTTATTCCGGTTAACGATTTTTCGTTTTACGATCATGTATTGGATATGACGCTTACCTTGGGAGCTATTCCGCAGCGTTACCACGATGTAATCCTGAATAAAGCAAACAACGAGCTGGATCTTTATTTTGCAATGGCACGTGGTTACCAGAAAGATGGCTTGGATATCACAGCTATGGAGATGACAAAATGGTTTGATACCAACTATCATTATATTGTGCCGGAGTTCAGTAAAGGACAGAGTTTTAAATTATTATCCAACAAGATTATCAATGAGTTTATAGGTGCCAGGCAGATAGGAATAAATGCTAAGCCTGTAATATTAGGACCGGTTTCTTATTTATTATTAGGGAAAGAAAAAGAAGAAGGTTTTGAAAAATTGGACCTCATTGATAATCTGTTGTCGGTATACCTGGAAATCCTGAAATCTTTACAATCTCATGGAGCAGAATATATACAAATCGATGAACCTTTCTTAGCGCTGGATCTTACAGATAAAGCAAAAGAAGCCTATACTGCTGTATATGCTAAAATTCAGAAAGAACTTCCGAACCTAAAAATTATCCTGACTACTTATTTTGAAGGCTTGGAAGACAATCTGCCTTTAGCATTATCCTTACCTGTAGATACATTGCATGTGGATTTGATAAGAAAGCCTGAGCAGTTAGAAAATATACTGGCGGCTATACCTGAGAATCTGAAACTTTCTCTGGGGGTTGTGGACGGAAGAAATATCTGGAAGAATGATTTTGAAAGTTCACTTCAACTAATCAGAAAGGCAAAAGAGCAACTAGGGGAGAAACGTATACTGATTGCACCGTCCAGTTCGTTGTTACACGTGCCATATGATTTGGATCTGGAAACAAAAGAAGAAAGCTTACCAGCGGAAATAAAACAATGGATGGCTTATGCCAAGCAGAAGATAAAAGAAGTAGCACTACTAAGAGATCTGTCTTCAGAAAATCCTTCTGCTGAAAGTCTAGTTGCTTTCGGGGAGAATAAAAAAGCTATAGAAAATAAAAGAATTTCGACGCTGATTCATGATGCGAAAGTGCAACAGCAAATGGATGCACTGGATGCTGTACCGGTATCCCGTCAGTCTGCGTTTACGCAACGTAAAGTACAACAGCAGGAAATATTAAAACTGCCTTTATTCCCTACTACAACTATTGGTTCTTTTCCACAGACAAAAGAAGTGAGAAGCTGGAGATCACAGTTTAAGAAGGGAGAAATATCTGCAGAACGTTATACTGATTTGCTGAAAGAAGAAACGAAAAATACCATCCAACGTCAGGAGAAAATCGGTATCGATGTATTGGTACATGGAGAATTCGAAAGAAATGACATGGTGGAGTATTTCGGGGAGCAGCTGAAAGGTTTTGCTTTCACAGAAAACGGATGGGTACAAAGCTATGGAAGCCGTTGTGTAAAGCCGCCGGTAATTTATGGTGATGTTTCGCGTCCGGAGCCTTTAACGGTATTCTGGTCTCAGTATGCACAGTCTTTAACTTCCAAATGGGTAAAAGGAATGCTTACAGGTCCGGTAACTATATTGCAATGGAGCTTTGTTAGAAACGACCAATCACGTAAAGATACTGCGAATCAGATTGCATTGGCTATTCGTGATGAGGTTTTGGATCTGGAAAAAGCAGGAATCAGAATTATTCAGATCGACGAGCCTGCAATAAGAGAAGGATTGCCACTGAGAAAGAAAGATGCAGCAGTATATCTGAAATGGGCTGTTTTGGCATTCCGTATTTCGGCTTCTTCTGTAAAAGATGATACACAGATTCATACACACATGTGCTATTCTGAATTTAACGATATTATCAATCATATTGCAGACATGGATGCAGATGTAATTACGATAGAGTGCTCTCGCTCTCAGATGGAATTATTGGATGCATTTGCCGATTTTGAATATCCGAATGATATAGGACCTGGTGTTTACGACATCCATGCACCACGTGTGCCATCGAAAGAAGAAATGGTAAAACTTCTGGAAAAGGCTGCCAAAGTTATTCCTTCCAGTCAGCTTTGGGTAAATCCGGATTGTGGTTTAAAAACCAGAGGTTGGGACGAAACTGAAAAAGCACTGATTGAAATGGTTAATGCTGCGAAAGAAATGCAGAAAGAATTTGCTGCAATAGTTTAA
- a CDS encoding Lrp/AsnC family transcriptional regulator, which translates to MLQLDDTDLRLLKILHNDSKLTVKELAAQVNLSPSPVFERIRRMEKEGYIKKYIAILDAEKLNQGLIVFCNIRLKQHDRNIGHTFVDDIHNIDEVVECYNVSGDYDFLLKVHARDMKHYQDFVFNKLGSLTSIGNTHSTFVMAEVKNTYGVQPFEGRAL; encoded by the coding sequence ATGCTTCAACTGGATGATACCGATTTACGCCTGCTGAAAATCCTTCATAATGACTCGAAACTTACCGTAAAAGAATTGGCAGCACAGGTAAACCTGTCTCCTTCTCCGGTTTTTGAAAGAATCAGACGAATGGAGAAAGAAGGATATATCAAGAAGTATATTGCCATTTTGGACGCAGAGAAACTGAATCAAGGACTGATTGTTTTTTGCAATATCCGGTTAAAGCAGCATGACCGTAATATCGGCCATACTTTTGTCGATGATATTCACAATATTGATGAAGTGGTGGAATGTTATAATGTCTCCGGTGATTATGATTTTCTGCTAAAAGTTCATGCACGGGATATGAAGCATTATCAGGATTTTGTTTTCAACAAACTGGGGTCACTTACCAGTATCGGAAATACACATAGTACTTTTGTAATGGCTGAAGTAAAGAATACGTACGGCGTACAGCCTTTTGAAGGTAGAGCATTATAA